From Streptomyces sp. NBC_00370, a single genomic window includes:
- a CDS encoding tyrosine-type recombinase/integrase, giving the protein MAKGRQPNGASSIYLGKDGRWHGRVTVGVKDDGTPDRRHVSRKTRAEVTKTVRELERQRDKGAVRKAGQSWTIETWLAHWVENIAAPNVSENTIDGYRVAVHHHLVPGLGAHRLEKLEPEHLERFYKKMQETGSAAGTAHQVHRTLRAALNEAVRRGHAIRNPATIAKAPRLEEDEVEPYSVEEVQRLLAEAGKHRNAARWVIALALGLRQGEVLGMQWTDVDFELGVIRVRRGRLRPRYEHGCGNRCGRKPGFCPQKINVRRETKSVKSRAGQRPIGVPDELMTLLRRHKEEQGRERTLARDLWTEKGYVFTSPVGEPLNPNTDFHRWKDLLKAAGVRDGRLHDARHTAATVLLILGISDAVVDSIMGWEPGKSARMHRRYQHMTGPVLQQTAAKIGALLWAAPADVAVQAELGSAGSSGSASVDSAVYLADLGGRRLAFASREHAEQVAAQWGEDRPGRAARVEEMEREQWEVGAGGGTQSIRHAIPDRRMVHHAHAVFLAGGERLNVGSPARWSTWAWDFEPDLYTDLPVRWHTSRRPGQEIEAHVRGTDEDAVSSAYVEACAQAVDRARNPGAYGEGQR; this is encoded by the coding sequence ATGGCGAAAGGCCGTCAGCCCAATGGCGCCTCATCCATCTACCTCGGCAAGGACGGTCGCTGGCACGGCCGCGTCACCGTCGGCGTCAAGGACGACGGCACGCCGGACCGGCGCCACGTCAGCCGCAAGACCCGCGCGGAGGTCACCAAAACCGTCAGGGAGCTGGAGCGGCAGCGCGACAAGGGTGCGGTACGCAAGGCTGGCCAGAGCTGGACGATCGAGACCTGGCTCGCCCACTGGGTCGAGAACATTGCAGCGCCGAACGTCTCCGAGAACACCATCGACGGCTACCGCGTCGCGGTGCACCACCACCTCGTCCCCGGCCTGGGCGCCCACCGCCTGGAGAAGCTGGAGCCGGAACACCTGGAGCGCTTCTACAAGAAGATGCAGGAGACCGGCAGCGCCGCCGGCACGGCCCATCAGGTGCACCGCACTCTCCGTGCCGCTCTCAACGAGGCCGTGCGCCGGGGGCACGCCATCCGGAACCCGGCGACGATCGCGAAGGCCCCGCGCCTCGAAGAAGACGAAGTCGAGCCGTACTCCGTCGAGGAGGTCCAGCGCCTCTTGGCGGAGGCAGGGAAACACCGCAATGCGGCCCGCTGGGTCATCGCCCTGGCCCTCGGTCTCCGGCAGGGCGAGGTCCTCGGCATGCAGTGGACCGACGTCGACTTCGAACTCGGAGTCATCCGCGTCCGACGAGGCCGCCTGCGGCCCCGCTACGAGCACGGCTGCGGCAACCGCTGCGGGCGCAAGCCCGGCTTCTGCCCGCAGAAGATCAACGTCCGACGCGAGACCAAGAGCGTGAAGTCACGGGCCGGTCAGCGGCCCATCGGCGTTCCGGACGAGCTCATGACCCTGCTCCGCCGGCACAAGGAGGAACAGGGCCGAGAGCGCACTCTCGCTCGGGACCTCTGGACGGAGAAGGGGTACGTCTTCACCTCGCCGGTCGGCGAACCCCTGAACCCGAACACCGACTTTCACCGGTGGAAGGACCTGCTGAAGGCAGCGGGGGTGCGCGACGGCCGTCTTCACGACGCCCGTCACACGGCGGCCACGGTTCTGCTCATTCTCGGGATCTCCGATGCTGTCGTCGACAGCATCATGGGCTGGGAGCCCGGTAAGTCCGCTCGGATGCACCGCCGTTACCAGCACATGACCGGTCCCGTCCTGCAGCAGACCGCCGCCAAGATTGGAGCCCTGCTGTGGGCCGCGCCTGCGGACGTGGCGGTGCAGGCCGAACTCGGGTCCGCCGGGAGCTCCGGCTCTGCCTCGGTCGACTCAGCGGTCTACCTCGCCGACCTCGGTGGCCGACGTCTGGCCTTCGCCTCCCGAGAGCACGCGGAGCAGGTGGCTGCGCAGTGGGGCGAGGACCGGCCCGGTCGAGCGGCTCGGGTCGAGGAGATGGAGCGGGAGCAGTGGGAGGTCGGGGCGGGTGGCGGCACCCAGTCGATCCGCCACGCGATCCCTGACCGCCGGATGGTGCACCACGCCCACGCCGTGTTCCTGGCAGGCGGCGAACGGCTCAATGTCGGAAGTCCTGCCCGATGGTCGACGTGGGCATGGGACTTCGAGCCCGACCTGTACACGGACCTGCCGGTGCGCTGGCACACTTCGCGTCGGCCCGGCCAGGAGATCGAGGCCCACGTGCGTGGCACGGACGAGGACGCGGTCTCGTCTGCCTACGTGGAGGCGTGTGCACAGGCTGTGGACCGGGCGCGGAACCCCGGCGCGTACGGCGAGGGGCAGAGGTAA
- a CDS encoding DnaB-like helicase N-terminal domain-containing protein, with protein sequence MDEPRPNAPHLAGSGRQPTPGDLTAVPPHDVDAEAAVLGACMHKAAVIDEVRQLLDAADFYRPAHETVWRAILALHGEDKPTDPIVLSHQLRAQDDLERVGGVVYVHQLADAVPSTSGAAYYAGIVRKLADLRRLRASGIRTAQRAMAPGADPDAIRSEVESEIRIERERALASGQGRLSRFITDGWRFVTETGADTEPLWGTREQTAWSSGESLMIVGAPGVGKTTLAHQVILARLGLADSVLDMPVAPSRRVLYLALDRYKQIARAMARSVGPEHEQRLRDGLAVWQGPLPASLDKEPDLLADLAAAHQADTIVIDSLKDAVSTLVDDALGVAYNNARQRAMRNGVEIMELHHQRKATEGAPRAQKPTLDRVYGSTWITSGAGSVLFIAGEAGDLAVTLHHLKTPTGEIGPLQVIHDHERGTSTLDPALDPVAILRQRPDGLTVRELAMIQSGQNNPERSATEKARRTLDRLVRAGLADKAEGAAGGTGGGQQARYRASLRHIGAVS encoded by the coding sequence ATGGACGAACCCCGGCCGAATGCGCCACACCTCGCGGGAAGCGGCCGCCAGCCCACGCCGGGCGACCTCACCGCGGTTCCGCCGCACGATGTCGACGCCGAAGCCGCCGTGCTGGGGGCGTGCATGCACAAGGCCGCGGTGATCGACGAAGTACGCCAACTGCTCGACGCAGCCGACTTCTACCGCCCCGCGCACGAGACGGTCTGGCGCGCCATCCTCGCCCTGCACGGCGAGGACAAGCCGACCGACCCCATCGTCCTGTCGCACCAGCTGCGTGCCCAGGACGACCTGGAGCGGGTCGGCGGCGTGGTGTACGTCCACCAGCTGGCCGACGCCGTGCCCTCGACGAGCGGCGCCGCCTACTACGCCGGCATCGTGCGCAAGCTGGCCGACCTGCGCCGCTTGCGTGCCTCCGGCATCCGCACCGCCCAGCGCGCGATGGCGCCGGGCGCCGACCCGGACGCCATCCGCAGCGAGGTGGAGTCGGAGATCCGGATCGAACGCGAGCGTGCACTCGCTTCGGGACAGGGTCGGCTCTCCCGGTTCATCACCGACGGATGGCGCTTCGTCACCGAGACCGGCGCCGACACCGAGCCGCTGTGGGGCACGCGGGAGCAGACGGCCTGGTCATCCGGCGAGAGCCTGATGATCGTCGGAGCGCCCGGCGTAGGAAAGACCACACTGGCTCACCAGGTGATCCTCGCCCGCCTGGGTCTGGCCGACAGCGTCCTGGACATGCCGGTCGCACCGAGCCGACGAGTGCTGTACCTGGCGCTGGACCGGTACAAGCAGATCGCCCGCGCCATGGCCCGCAGCGTCGGGCCCGAACACGAGCAGCGCTTGCGCGACGGGCTCGCTGTCTGGCAGGGGCCTCTGCCCGCCAGCCTGGACAAGGAGCCCGACCTCCTGGCAGACCTCGCCGCCGCTCACCAGGCCGACACCATCGTGATCGACAGCCTCAAGGACGCGGTGAGCACCCTGGTCGACGACGCGCTTGGCGTCGCCTACAACAACGCCCGCCAGCGAGCCATGCGCAACGGCGTCGAGATCATGGAACTCCACCACCAGCGCAAGGCCACCGAGGGCGCCCCACGCGCCCAGAAGCCCACCCTGGACCGGGTCTACGGCTCCACCTGGATCACCTCCGGCGCGGGCAGCGTCCTCTTCATCGCCGGGGAAGCGGGCGACCTCGCTGTCACCCTGCACCACCTCAAAACTCCCACCGGCGAGATCGGCCCCCTCCAGGTCATCCACGACCACGAACGCGGCACCTCGACACTCGACCCAGCCCTCGACCCGGTCGCCATCCTGCGCCAGCGCCCCGACGGACTGACCGTGCGCGAGCTCGCCATGATCCAAAGCGGCCAGAACAACCCCGAGCGCTCGGCCACCGAGAAAGCCAGGCGCACCCTGGACCGGCTCGTCAGGGCTGGCCTCGCAGACAAGGCCGAAGGAGCCGCAGGCGGAACCGGAGGCGGCCAGCAAGCCCGCTACCGCGCCTCCCTCCGCCACATTGGCGCAGTCTCCTGA
- a CDS encoding helix-turn-helix transcriptional regulator codes for MSSDEGASRAGPERPLAEDHVAERIKLEREARGWSTVTLAERMADAGHPVNQSAIWRIESGKPRRRVNLDEALGFCKVFDLTFDELTSPPGQLANPLVRRLVGEYVARWREWRALGKDMQRIQDELAAYTDANPNQEDMVKALLTHELAVASNGEFHHHLGAPTRLRSYLGERMDAPTEQS; via the coding sequence ATGAGCAGTGACGAAGGCGCCTCCCGCGCGGGGCCGGAGCGGCCGCTGGCCGAAGATCACGTCGCGGAGCGCATCAAGCTCGAACGCGAGGCTCGCGGATGGAGCACGGTCACCCTGGCCGAGCGAATGGCAGACGCCGGCCACCCGGTCAACCAGTCCGCGATCTGGCGCATCGAGAGCGGCAAGCCCCGCCGCCGGGTCAACCTCGACGAAGCGCTCGGCTTCTGCAAGGTCTTCGATCTGACCTTCGACGAGCTGACCAGCCCGCCCGGCCAGCTCGCCAATCCGCTGGTCCGCCGCTTGGTTGGCGAGTACGTCGCGAGATGGAGAGAGTGGCGGGCCCTGGGTAAGGACATGCAGCGCATCCAGGACGAACTCGCGGCGTACACGGATGCCAACCCCAACCAGGAAGACATGGTCAAGGCCCTGCTGACCCACGAGTTGGCCGTCGCCTCGAACGGCGAGTTCCATCACCACCTCGGTGCCCCGACACGGCTCCGCAGTTACCTCGGCGAGCGCATGGACGCGCCGACCGAACAGAGCTGA
- a CDS encoding DUF2637 domain-containing protein, whose protein sequence is MTTPATPHDTPRHTHATPRAQDRKRQATPQHAAERYALAAAGTVIIALTAGGFWLSYAHLAQVAGQHGLGSSPVRQWAWPATLDAFIVAGELLMLRAGLRRVTDWWAVGLTAIGSAGSIALNVAGVSGTGNERVAPLLDYVVAAVPPTAALLAFGVLMRQIHQLVDRASDRPATGSVETPDSPAVPPAHIGQSQATASGPQNALPRISKSLPRGGRPVSATVEELVEIGRIAAAEKRKLTRGIVQQAIRDKGHTVGGQRLTEVMEILRSEPGADRNVS, encoded by the coding sequence ATGACCACACCCGCCACACCCCACGACACCCCCCGGCACACTCATGCGACGCCCCGCGCCCAGGACAGGAAGCGACAAGCAACGCCCCAGCACGCTGCCGAGCGATACGCCCTCGCCGCGGCCGGAACCGTCATCATCGCCCTCACCGCCGGCGGCTTCTGGCTCTCCTACGCCCACCTCGCCCAGGTCGCCGGACAACATGGACTGGGAAGCTCCCCGGTCCGGCAATGGGCCTGGCCCGCAACCTTGGACGCCTTCATCGTCGCGGGCGAACTGCTGATGCTCCGCGCCGGCCTTCGCCGGGTGACCGACTGGTGGGCGGTCGGTCTGACCGCCATCGGGTCGGCCGGATCCATTGCGCTCAACGTGGCCGGCGTGAGCGGCACGGGCAACGAGCGCGTCGCACCCCTACTCGACTACGTGGTCGCGGCGGTTCCCCCGACCGCAGCCCTGCTGGCGTTCGGCGTGCTGATGCGGCAGATCCACCAACTGGTCGACCGGGCTTCCGACCGGCCCGCCACCGGTTCCGTCGAGACGCCGGATTCGCCTGCCGTACCGCCCGCGCACATCGGACAATCACAAGCCACCGCATCCGGCCCCCAGAACGCGCTGCCCCGAATCTCGAAGAGCCTTCCTCGAGGCGGCCGACCGGTCAGCGCAACGGTCGAGGAACTGGTCGAGATCGGGCGGATCGCCGCGGCGGAGAAGCGCAAGCTCACACGGGGCATCGTCCAACAGGCCATACGGGACAAAGGACACACGGTCGGCGGCCAGAGGCTGACCGAAGTCATGGAAATCCTCCGGTCGGAACCCGGCGCCGATCGGAACGTCAGCTGA
- a CDS encoding PaeR7I family type II restriction endonuclease, translating to MTVTRQDFEDAIATYWGAKQLQREQSAIKAAVGAGTAGSVRGGKHFDAIAILLSKFFLEAGYPPESIRVTKKQGLELPGYYRPQKQWDLVVVHEGVLVAAFELKALGGPSFGNNYNNRVEEALGSAVDLRRAALAELYPKEKPWLGYFFIMEDGSGSRRPVSIAKGALPADSIWHGTSYQDRFGMFCERLVAEQLYDAACYVTSSAEDPKPVELVNSLDWRHFSAAINARLTYLKELGIPG from the coding sequence TTGACGGTCACCCGCCAGGACTTCGAGGACGCGATAGCGACCTATTGGGGCGCCAAGCAGCTGCAGCGGGAGCAGTCCGCGATCAAGGCCGCGGTCGGCGCCGGCACCGCCGGATCCGTGCGCGGTGGTAAGCACTTCGACGCGATCGCGATCCTCCTGTCGAAGTTCTTCCTCGAAGCCGGCTACCCGCCCGAGAGCATCCGGGTCACCAAGAAACAAGGGCTGGAACTCCCCGGTTACTACCGCCCCCAGAAGCAGTGGGACCTCGTGGTGGTCCACGAGGGCGTGCTCGTTGCGGCTTTCGAACTGAAGGCCCTCGGTGGGCCGTCGTTCGGAAACAACTACAACAACCGGGTTGAGGAAGCACTCGGCAGCGCGGTGGATCTGCGACGGGCCGCCTTGGCCGAGCTGTATCCGAAGGAGAAGCCCTGGCTCGGCTACTTCTTCATCATGGAGGACGGCAGCGGCTCTCGGAGGCCGGTCAGTATCGCGAAGGGCGCGCTGCCTGCCGATTCAATCTGGCACGGCACCTCGTATCAGGACCGGTTCGGGATGTTCTGCGAGCGCCTTGTGGCCGAGCAGCTGTACGACGCCGCTTGCTATGTCACATCCTCAGCCGAGGACCCCAAGCCCGTCGAACTGGTGAACAGCCTTGACTGGCGGCACTTCTCGGCTGCCATAAACGCCCGACTCACGTACCTGAAGGAGCTCGGGATCCCCGGCTAG
- a CDS encoding helix-turn-helix domain-containing protein, with protein MRRNDLPLAQIADLLDVPEGDLRDLLSGRRLPEGDTTLVALTVTEAARRIGVGRTKLYEYVTSGEIASVKIGSLRRIPAEAVNDFLARRLTARDFRAAA; from the coding sequence TTGCGCCGAAACGATCTTCCGCTTGCCCAGATAGCCGACCTGCTGGACGTCCCTGAGGGCGACCTGCGGGACCTGCTGTCCGGACGCCGTCTCCCCGAGGGGGACACCACCCTCGTCGCACTCACCGTCACCGAAGCGGCGCGACGCATCGGTGTCGGCCGCACGAAGTTGTACGAGTACGTCACCTCCGGCGAGATCGCCTCGGTGAAGATCGGCAGCTTGCGTCGAATCCCAGCGGAGGCGGTGAACGACTTCCTGGCCCGGCGCCTCACGGCCCGCGACTTCCGGGCCGCAGCATGA
- a CDS encoding Eco57I restriction-modification methylase domain-containing protein: protein MATPLFFDTALHTLPSVPEEAVEHGEVFTRRWVVDLILDLVGYTSDKALCDLKLVEPACGSGAFLGAVASRISASCREQNRPISDASHAVRALDLLERNVRRSREVVEQHLVDDGWNPTDAQQVAAAWVEQGDYLLQPEGTQHADYVVGNPPYIRLEDVPADRMAVYRRACPTMGGRADIYVGFFEVALRSLGAGGQLGFICADRWMRNQYGRQLRQLVTKSFSMDLALVMHDVDAFDDQVSAYPAITLISKRPQGTAVAADTTRAFGAPEATAFARWYATAQTESVTTPAFQAARMPHWFPDEDSWPSASPARLAVLEELTERFHLLESKKSGTRVGIGIATGADKVFLTDDGTLIEDDRLLPMAMVRDTTSGTLNWNGTYLVNPWTDKGDLVDLAAYPRLARYLDEHGAALRKRYVAVKQPHRWYKTIDKVDHALTRRPKLLLPDMKLTIHPVLDEGGLYPHHNLYFIVSDVWDMRVLGGLLLSKVAEAFVEAYAVKMRGGTLRFQAQYLRKIRVPDPEAISERDREALAAAFDKRDVRAATEAALRVYGLAELPD, encoded by the coding sequence GTGGCCACTCCCCTGTTCTTCGACACCGCCCTCCACACCCTCCCCTCAGTCCCCGAGGAGGCCGTGGAGCACGGCGAGGTGTTCACGCGGCGTTGGGTCGTCGATCTGATCCTCGACCTTGTGGGCTACACCTCTGACAAAGCCCTCTGCGACCTGAAGCTCGTGGAGCCGGCCTGCGGTTCAGGAGCCTTTCTAGGAGCCGTGGCTTCGCGGATCAGCGCATCCTGCCGCGAGCAAAACCGTCCCATCAGTGACGCAAGCCATGCCGTGCGTGCGCTCGATCTACTGGAACGCAACGTCCGCAGGAGCCGCGAAGTCGTCGAGCAGCACTTGGTCGACGACGGCTGGAACCCCACAGATGCCCAGCAGGTGGCGGCGGCCTGGGTCGAGCAGGGTGACTACCTACTCCAGCCCGAAGGGACCCAGCACGCGGACTACGTGGTCGGCAACCCGCCCTACATCCGCCTGGAGGACGTTCCCGCGGACAGGATGGCGGTCTACCGTCGTGCGTGCCCCACCATGGGCGGCCGCGCAGACATCTACGTTGGCTTCTTCGAAGTCGCACTCCGAAGCCTCGGGGCAGGCGGACAGCTGGGCTTCATCTGCGCGGACCGTTGGATGCGCAATCAGTACGGTCGGCAGTTGCGCCAGCTGGTGACCAAGAGCTTCAGCATGGACCTGGCACTGGTCATGCACGATGTGGACGCCTTCGACGACCAGGTCTCCGCGTACCCCGCCATCACCCTGATCAGCAAGCGACCCCAAGGCACCGCTGTGGCAGCGGACACCACGCGAGCCTTCGGTGCTCCTGAGGCCACCGCCTTCGCACGCTGGTACGCGACTGCCCAGACGGAGTCGGTCACGACACCAGCGTTCCAGGCCGCTCGGATGCCGCACTGGTTCCCGGACGAGGACTCCTGGCCGAGTGCTTCACCTGCACGACTGGCAGTCCTCGAGGAGCTGACAGAGCGCTTCCACCTGCTTGAGAGCAAGAAGTCCGGTACCCGAGTCGGCATCGGCATCGCCACGGGAGCGGACAAGGTCTTCCTCACCGACGACGGCACGTTGATCGAAGACGACCGGCTCCTGCCGATGGCCATGGTCCGCGACACCACGAGCGGCACGCTCAACTGGAACGGCACCTACCTGGTCAACCCCTGGACGGACAAAGGCGATCTGGTCGACCTCGCCGCGTATCCCCGGCTTGCCAGGTATCTCGACGAACACGGAGCCGCGTTGCGTAAGCGCTACGTGGCGGTCAAGCAGCCACACCGCTGGTACAAAACCATCGACAAGGTCGATCACGCGCTGACTCGGCGGCCCAAGCTGCTGCTCCCGGACATGAAGCTGACGATCCATCCGGTACTCGACGAGGGCGGACTGTACCCTCACCACAACCTGTACTTCATCGTCTCGGACGTCTGGGACATGCGCGTGCTGGGTGGTCTCCTACTCTCCAAGGTCGCGGAAGCATTCGTGGAGGCGTACGCGGTCAAGATGCGAGGGGGGACCCTCCGCTTCCAGGCTCAGTACCTCCGCAAGATCCGGGTCCCAGACCCGGAAGCGATCAGCGAGCGCGACCGAGAAGCCCTGGCGGCAGCTTTCGACAAGCGAGACGTGAGGGCCGCCACGGAGGCCGCCCTGCGCGTCTATGGACTTGCCGAGCTTCCTGACTAG
- a CDS encoding relaxase/mobilization nuclease domain-containing protein — protein sequence MIAAIKAAGSNTRGLLAYLYGPGRHDEHLDPHLVGGFSMLGMPDPGRDENATLTQLARHLDEPVQLRNSEFGKPVTDHVWHCPVRAAPEDRYLSDTEWGEIAQRIVQAAGIAPDGDDLACRWIAVRHADDHIHILATTVREDGRRPKLHGSGIRVGNECREIEKEYGLRRLKKGDRTASRRPTQSEMHKAERLCWEQTSREWLQDQIRAAIPHTASAEQLLAYLEADDILVKPRRGPSGDLLGYAVGRPGDLNKDGEQIYHPGGKIAPDLSLPRLKARLETSAPEEHPTARRNRSTTAWHQATDALDTLHAEITDKSPDDGGDARAQAHIMALGELIEATAQMAPIDLRPQLQAASRAFARAQRSQVRAEDRAAHALRTAARDIVNTATGPDGSALAALVAALVWAAVLAGRWHEANGHAHQADASRQAVWHLQSAADDALAPTLTELETRRTTEETRRTLASDVRAAVPEHAERILADPGWPALATVLADAEAGGHKPHQLLKEAAARRELGTAHSPARVLITRIQHTSRNPAPNRRAEAARLRSTTASAFSVPYADTQPPTAPSAPTNRLSRPRR from the coding sequence GTGATCGCCGCCATCAAAGCGGCCGGATCCAACACCCGTGGTCTGCTCGCCTACCTCTACGGCCCCGGCCGTCATGACGAACACCTCGACCCGCACCTCGTCGGCGGATTCTCCATGCTCGGCATGCCCGACCCCGGCCGCGACGAAAACGCCACTCTCACCCAGCTCGCCCGCCACCTCGACGAGCCCGTTCAACTTCGGAACAGCGAGTTCGGCAAGCCTGTCACCGACCATGTCTGGCACTGCCCCGTGCGCGCCGCACCAGAAGACCGCTACCTCTCGGACACCGAGTGGGGCGAGATCGCCCAGCGCATCGTCCAGGCCGCCGGCATTGCCCCCGACGGCGACGATCTGGCCTGCCGCTGGATCGCCGTACGCCACGCCGACGACCACATCCACATCCTGGCCACCACCGTTCGCGAGGACGGCCGTCGCCCCAAGCTCCACGGCAGCGGCATCCGCGTCGGCAATGAGTGCCGGGAGATCGAGAAGGAGTACGGGCTGCGCCGCCTGAAGAAGGGCGACCGCACCGCCAGCCGGCGCCCCACCCAGTCCGAGATGCACAAAGCTGAGCGCCTCTGCTGGGAGCAGACCAGCCGCGAATGGCTCCAGGACCAGATCCGCGCCGCAATCCCGCACACCGCCAGCGCCGAACAACTCCTTGCCTACCTCGAAGCCGACGACATCCTGGTCAAGCCCCGGCGTGGCCCGTCCGGGGACCTCCTCGGCTACGCAGTCGGCCGGCCCGGCGACCTGAACAAGGACGGCGAGCAGATCTACCACCCCGGCGGGAAGATCGCCCCCGACCTGTCCTTGCCCAGGCTGAAAGCCCGCTTGGAGACCAGCGCCCCCGAGGAACACCCCACCGCCCGTCGCAATCGGTCCACCACTGCCTGGCATCAGGCCACTGACGCCCTCGACACCCTCCACGCAGAGATCACCGACAAGAGCCCCGATGACGGCGGGGACGCACGAGCACAGGCGCACATCATGGCCTTGGGCGAACTCATCGAAGCCACCGCCCAGATGGCCCCCATCGACCTTCGCCCCCAACTGCAAGCGGCCAGCAGGGCATTTGCCCGTGCCCAGCGCTCCCAAGTACGGGCCGAAGACCGCGCCGCCCACGCTCTGAGGACCGCAGCCCGCGACATCGTGAACACCGCCACCGGCCCCGACGGCAGCGCGCTCGCAGCCTTGGTCGCGGCACTCGTCTGGGCCGCCGTCCTCGCCGGACGCTGGCATGAAGCGAACGGGCATGCCCACCAGGCCGACGCGTCCCGCCAAGCCGTCTGGCACCTCCAGTCAGCAGCTGACGACGCACTCGCTCCGACGCTCACCGAACTCGAAACCCGCCGCACCACGGAGGAGACCCGCCGCACCCTGGCCAGCGACGTACGCGCCGCCGTTCCCGAACACGCCGAGCGGATCCTCGCCGACCCCGGCTGGCCCGCCCTCGCCACCGTCCTCGCCGACGCTGAAGCCGGCGGCCACAAACCCCACCAGCTCCTCAAGGAAGCCGCAGCCCGACGAGAACTCGGCACCGCCCACAGCCCCGCCCGCGTCCTGATCACCCGCATCCAGCACACCAGCCGCAACCCCGCACCCAACCGCCGCGCGGAAGCAGCCCGCCTGCGAAGCACCACCGCATCAGCCTTCAGCGTGCCGTACGCCGATACCCAGCCGCCCACGGCACCCTCAGCCCCCACGAACAGGCTCAGCCGCCCACGCCGCTGA
- a CDS encoding MobC family plasmid mobilization relaxosome protein encodes MAETAQRQGAPDQVVETECGSAPDTLHTAQRAILHPTHTDAPAASESAVQSVQPTIRRFTGDKRTKRVGPMRFTDDEHTSLREAAAEHGYKGESGFAADIVLAFLDGRFTANLPLSEDRRRTHMFRAQVLRALNRTGVNVNQIARALNSDYTPPDIRQRLDELHRLLTLIADALRQPTDGREG; translated from the coding sequence GTGGCGGAGACGGCCCAGCGCCAGGGGGCGCCGGACCAGGTGGTCGAGACCGAGTGCGGCTCTGCCCCGGACACGCTTCACACAGCCCAGCGAGCGATCCTCCACCCGACGCACACCGACGCGCCCGCCGCCAGCGAATCCGCCGTGCAGAGCGTCCAGCCAACGATCCGTCGGTTCACCGGCGACAAGCGCACCAAGCGCGTCGGCCCCATGCGCTTCACCGACGACGAGCACACCAGCCTGCGCGAGGCCGCAGCCGAGCACGGCTACAAGGGCGAATCCGGCTTCGCCGCCGACATCGTCCTCGCTTTCCTCGACGGCCGGTTCACCGCGAACCTCCCCCTGTCCGAGGACCGCCGCCGTACCCACATGTTCCGCGCCCAGGTCTTGCGCGCCCTCAACCGCACCGGCGTCAACGTCAACCAGATCGCCCGCGCCCTCAACAGCGACTACACCCCGCCCGACATCCGCCAGCGCCTCGATGAACTCCACCGCCTGCTCACCCTCATCGCCGACGCCCTGCGCCAGCCCACCGACGGAAGGGAGGGCTGA